From the Brassica napus cultivar Da-Ae chromosome A8, Da-Ae, whole genome shotgun sequence genome, one window contains:
- the LOC125577378 gene encoding uncharacterized protein LOC125577378 isoform X1 has product MSFSRQMSNEDEEMSRTALSAIRAKEEEIEKNKMEIRERVQAQLGRVEEETKRLALIREELEGLAEPMRKEVALARKKIDSVNKELKPLGHTVQKKEREYKEALEAFNEKNREKVQLITKLTEVSQLILKSFSFFYLLNIVIGDSV; this is encoded by the exons ATGAGTTTCAGCAGACAAATGTCGAATGAAGACGAGGAGATGTCGAGGACGGCTTTGTCTGCTATCAGGGCGAAAGAAGAGGAGATCGAGAAGAATAAGATGGAGATTAGGGAAAGGGTTCAAGCTCAGCTTGGTCGTGTCGAAGAGGAGACTAAGCGCCTCGCTTTGATCCGTGAG GAACTTGAAGGTTTAGCTGAACCCATGAGGAAAGAAGTTGCTTTGGCCAGGAAGAAGATTGATTCTGTCAACAAAGAGTTAAAGCCTTTGGGTCATACTGTTCAGAAAAAG GAACGAGAGTACAAAGAAGCTCTTGAAGCATTCAACGAAAAGAACAGGGAGAAGGTGCAGCTAATCACCAAGCTTACGGAGGTTAGTCAACTAATTCTAaaatccttttcttttttttatttattgaatataGTAATTGGAGATAGTGTTTGA
- the LOC125577378 gene encoding uncharacterized protein LOC125577378 isoform X2 produces MSFSRQMSNEDEEMSRTALSAIRAKEEEIEKNKMEIRERVQAQLGRVEEETKRLALIREELEGLAEPMRKEVALARKKIDSVNKELKPLGHTVQKKEREYKEALEAFNEKNREKVQLITKLTETRE; encoded by the exons ATGAGTTTCAGCAGACAAATGTCGAATGAAGACGAGGAGATGTCGAGGACGGCTTTGTCTGCTATCAGGGCGAAAGAAGAGGAGATCGAGAAGAATAAGATGGAGATTAGGGAAAGGGTTCAAGCTCAGCTTGGTCGTGTCGAAGAGGAGACTAAGCGCCTCGCTTTGATCCGTGAG GAACTTGAAGGTTTAGCTGAACCCATGAGGAAAGAAGTTGCTTTGGCCAGGAAGAAGATTGATTCTGTCAACAAAGAGTTAAAGCCTTTGGGTCATACTGTTCAGAAAAAG GAACGAGAGTACAAAGAAGCTCTTGAAGCATTCAACGAAAAGAACAGGGAGAAGGTGCAGCTAATCACCAAGCTTACGGAG ACTCGAGAATAA